In the genome of Pangasianodon hypophthalmus isolate fPanHyp1 chromosome 23, fPanHyp1.pri, whole genome shotgun sequence, one region contains:
- the fbxl6 gene encoding F-box/LRR-repeat protein 6, whose protein sequence is MDGSHQELSKSKVPETPDKGGPSSQHVGTGTDQKNTMLDKRKATMKRKANSLKDEKSKKKKKKKKKIQRVQRPNYTVQHGEDMLLIISNVSQFDSVWKPKRKGYKRKKAKTKTTSVRRKKEPTKPRVSKVTEEVLGNDVDLEESETALSFDWGQRMPVEVLVKIFELVVLQDGAIPFLCRVGRVCRLWNSAASSPALWRSVSIGYCWIDPGKSQLPGTEQKIKNTVDWLAQNRFSQLRNFKLCHWKKHVDYVVQTIANACSHLQSLELSYCMGVTKEAFQNLGIACQSLENINVQHSEFQDDGLLSFLEVSGSQLRKISFTRSSKSDKLLNALCRGCCPDLRFLEINTKLDCGYCPLPICVQALQLGCPKLQTFRLMNINPVPKMIRNTPSSTLGFPMLEELCIASSSHSFMNDQDLLNILHGSPHLRVLDLRGCSRITAAGLYALPCEGLECLYWGLYFNSNVRVASNKGVHMLTQKWSHSLRELDLTNQPFSEEDMEIAMGHLAHGTGADSFHSLNLSGTKITSFAIRLLVGQSTALSYLNLSSCRYLPRGLKRVYRGQEDIHQLLDKLN, encoded by the exons ATGGATGGTTCTCATCAAGAATTATCAAAATCCAAGGTACCCGAAACACCAGATAAGGGGGGTCCATCTTCCCAACATGTGGGCACTGGGACAGATCAGAAAAATACCATGCTCGACAAGAGAAAAGCAACCATGAAAAGGAAGGCTAATTCACTCAAAGATGAGAagagcaagaagaagaaaaagaagaagaagaagatccaACGAGTTCAGAGACCCAATTACACTGTACAGCATGGTGAGGATATGCTTCTGATTATATCAAACGTTAGCCAGTTTGACAGTGTTTGGAAACCTAAGCGAAAAGGTTACAAGAGGAAAAAGGCCAAAACAAAGACCACATCAGTGAGGAGGAAGAAAGAACCTACAAAACCCCGAGTCTCTAAAGTCACTGAAGAAGTTTTAGGCAATGATGTTGATTTGGAGGAATCAGAAACTGCTTTGAGCTTTGACTGGGGTCAGAGAATGCCAGTGGAGGTGTTAGTTAAGATTTTTGAACTGGTAGTTCTCCAAGATGGTGCCATACCTTTTCTCTGCAG GGTTGGCCGAGTTTGTCGTCTGTGGAATAGTGCTGCTTCTTCACCAGCTCTTTGGCGCAGTGTGTCCATTGGCTACTGCTGGATTGATCCTGGTAAGAGTCAGTTACCTGGAACTGAACAGAAGATTAAGAACACTGTAGACTGGCTAGCACAAAACAG GTTCTCACAGCTGAGGAATTTCAAGCTTTGTCACTGGAAAAAACATGTTGACTACGTTGTTCAG ACGATAGCAAATGCCTGCTCACATCTCCAATCCCTAGAGTTGTCATACTGCATGGGTGTGACAAAAGAGGCCTTTCAAAATCTTGGAATTGCCTGTCAGTCTCTTGAGAACATAAATGTGCAACACTCAGAG TTTCAGGATGATGGTCTGCTCTCTTTCCTCGAGGTGTCTGGGAGTCAACTAAGAAAGATTTCCTTCACACGCAGCTCAAAAAGTGACAAACTTCTCAATGCTTTGTGT AGGGGTTGCTGTCCTGATCTCAGGTTTTTGGAGATCAATACTAAGTTAGACTGTGGATATTGCCCCCTTCCTATCTGTGTACAAGCTTTGCAACTTGGCTGTCCCAAGCTACAG ACTTTTAGGTTGATGAATATTAACCCTGTTCCCAAAATGATTCGCAACACACCCAGTTCCACACTTGGCTTCCCCATGCTGGAGGAGCTGTGTATAGCCTCTTCATCTCATTCCTTTATGAATGACCAGGACCTGCTCAATATTCTGCATGGCTCCCCCCACCTACGGGTGCTGGACCTGCGGGGATGCTCACGCATCACAGCTGCTGGACTATATGCTCTGCCATGTGAAG GTCTAGAGTGTTTATACTGGGGGCTGTATTTCAATAGCAATGTCAGAGTGGCATCAAACAAAGGCGTCCACATGCTCACACAGAAATGGAGCCATAGCCTTCGCGAGCTGGATCTCACCAACCAACCTTTCTCAGAAGAGGACATGGAAATTGCAATGGGGCATTTGGCTCATGGCACTGGAGCAGATTCCTTTCATTCTTTGAATCTCAGTGGGACCAAGATCACATCGTTTGCAATCAG GTTATTAGTGGGTCAGTCGACAGCTCTTAGCTACTTGAATCTGTCATCTTGCCGTTACCTTCCAAGGGGACTCAAACGAGTTTATCGTGGACAAGAAGACATACATCAGCTCCTGGACAAgttaaattaa
- the slc52a2 gene encoding solute carrier family 52, riboflavin transporter, member 2 isoform X1 has product MEDLQDSSFSVPSAMSIADELKDDFYFNLLDDFLGSQTGESLDLDEKPCTNRLLVQVGLMREDNNFSWVNVVKWLQKIFPMFQSADFRGLIERNTETAMSLTGDSRESFFESNVNFEFVGPICDSIGIGRTDLLEMSDFSDRAKLTDVTNGLILELTSFIEREKIDPVVLVSWLCNFDSAFCSDGKIHKANKLLQASLKRFRIQCRKNQTRRNRSSGLYNEFLQSPFDLSPDPLEDSEFRRVSIIKGHLRRKRLLFQRKQNFQTTKIKEESEPFDISDSQAEYNQKTNISLGYRKHKRKLECDNDSDQAFSLRNVKKEADYHCQPVEPMCDLEDETQVDTGDCLSILDISVLSLQKLTEMYGGRTDGANLVSMDLLKNQYALMLKEDLDMQSLNEKVLAYNSTENQPVVPPLNFLHCNTHFLLNFIDAVEKQITSFEREIVATTGDKLGRDKNPKFKGFLNFEESAVTRYINMACEILCPRGESNNNYRRHWLAFCIERNNPSRLPVNQSNRFINYFEAAAALIHHYSDVALFVSDLQLLKDDSNIFLESINSDASDEAIQALVCVVAVVYCKVLGPFWQLLKSDAQYVLFSKYLFCLYEKLLEWSRDASLLLQPEAVTNVFLQVPMQEKNFPGVFSFCHGNANNQYGALMKECLQRMMKVIAAVLEENLKDFLPGGLYCKDPSGELVEQFASCTLSQLMGKYPFGHAYSYNKNRPDKAQVQTEDNVSDDSDGNATIFSPQGPAVKKRSVSKPYIMFDRANLRPLNKMKKKTLNKLADKRRQKVKMQDQNYRKMLIASVTKNGGPCKTVQDVDQLLLRMEGAHHAQKREAIRSELNYQKFVIGCRDKRLNRLGFSLSDLVNKLKAILPCENQPTGLITKPTKDVVMHVGGETNQSISQFTPQEQAMSQPSQPINNEIDVKNKGSCVIFQSYREKVFEFSPLS; this is encoded by the exons ATGGAGGACCTTCAAGACTCCAGTTTCAGTGTTCCTAGTGCCATGAGTATCGCTGATGAACTGA AGGATGATTTCTACTTCAACCTTCTGGATGACTTCCTTGGATCTCAGACTGGCGAATCATTGGATTTGGATGAAAAGCCCTGCACAAACCGGCTTCTGGTGCAAGTTGGCCTAATGAGAGAGGATAATAATTTTTCATGGGTGAATGTAGtgaaatggcttcagaagatTTTTCCAATGTTTCAGTCTGCAGATTTTCGAGGTTTGAttgaaagaaatacagaaacagcTATGAGCTTAACTGGAGACTCCAGAGAAAGTTTTTTTGAGTCAAATGTTAACTTTGAATTTGTGGGACCTATATGTGATAGCATTGGCATTGGCAGAACAGATTTGCTTGAAATGTCAGATTTTTCTGATCGTGCAAAGTTAACAGATGTTACTAATGGTCTGATACTAGAACTGACTAGCTTTATCGAAAGAGAAAAAATTGACCCAGTTGTTCTAGTGTCATGGCTTTGTAACTTTGACTCTGCCTTCTGCAGTGATGGTAAAATCCATAAAGCAAATAAACTCCTTCAGGCGAGTCTGAAGAGGTTCAGGATACAGTGTCGAAAAAATCAAACAAGAAGAAACAGGAGCAGTGGACTGTACAACGAATTCCTTCAGAGTCCATTTGATCTTTCCCCTGATCCACTGGAAGACTCCGAATTCAGGAGGGTGTCGATAATCAAAGGGCATTTGAGAAGAAAACGTCTTTTATTCCAGAGGAAACAAAATTTCCAAACCACCAAGATCAAGGAAGAAAGTGAACCCTTTGATATCTCAGACTCACAAGCAGAATACAATCAAAAGACTAATATTTCACTTGGCTATAGGAAACACAAACGAAAGCTGGAATGTGACAATGACTCAGACCAGGCATTTAGCCTAAGAAATGTGAAGAAGGAAGCCGATTATCACTGTCAGCCTGTTGAGCCCATGTGTGACTTGGAAGATGAGACCCAGGTTGATACGGGTGATTGTTTATCCATCCTCGATATCTCTGTGCTGTCTTTGCAAAAACTAACAGAAATGTACGGAGGGAGAACTGATGGTGCTAATCTGGTGTCTATGGATCTACTCAAGAATCAGTATGCTCTAATGTTGAAAGAAGATCTTGACATGCAGTCACTAAATGAAAAGGTCTTGGCCTATAACTCGACTGAAAACCAACCTGTGGTGCCACCTTTGAATTTTCTTCATTGCAACACCCATTTCCTTCTCAACTTTATTGATGCTGTTGAGAAGCAAATAACGTCATTTGAAAGAGAAATTGTGGCCACTACAGGTGATAAGCTTGGACGTGACAAAAACCCCAAatttaaaggttttttaaaCTTTGAAGAGAGTGCTGTCACTCGGTACATCAACATGGCTTGTGAAATCCTGTGTCCAAGAGGAGAAAGCAACAATAATTACAGAAGGCACTGGCTTGCCTTTTGCATTGAGAGGAATAACCCTTCTAGGCTACCTGTCAATCAGTCTAATAGGTTCATTAACTATTTTGAGGCAGCAGCCGCACTTATTCACCATTACAGTGATGTTGCACTGTTTGTGTCTGACCTACAGCTACTAAAAGATGACTCAAATATTTTTCTGGAGAGCATTAATTCTGATGCTAGCGATGAGGCCATACAGGCTCTCGTCTGTGTGGTGGCTGTTGTGTACTGTAAAGTCTTGGGTCCCTTTTGGCAGCTCCTGAAGAGTGATGCACAGTATGTGTTGTTCAGCAAGTACCTTTTCTGCCTTTATGAGAAGCTTCTAGAGTGGTCCCGAGATGCGTCTCTTCTCTTGCAACCCGAGGCTGTAACTAATGTGTTTCTCCAGGTTCCAATGCAGGAGAAGAACTTTCCTGGGGTATTTTCTTTCTGCCATGGAAATGCAAACAACCAGTATGGGGCACTAATGAAGGAATGCTTACAGAGGATGATGAAGGTCATTGCAGCTGTGCTGGAGGAAAACCTCAAAGACTTCTTACCTGGAGGTTTGTACTGCAAAGATCCTTCTGGGGAACTTGTGGAACAATTCGCTAGCTGCACATTGTCCCAGTTGATGGGCAAGTACCCCTTTGGTCATGCATACTCctacaacaaaaacagaccGGATAAAGCCCAAGTCCAGACCGAGGATAATGTGTCCGACGATTCAGATGGCAATGCCACTATCTTTTCTCCTCAAGGTCCTGCTGTCAAGAAACGTTCAGTTTCAAAGCCTTACATCATGTTTGACAGAGCAAATCTGCGACCgttgaacaaaatgaaaaagaagacaTTGAACAAGTTGGCTGACAAAAGGCGgcaaaaagtgaaaatgcaAGACCAAAATTACAGGAAAATGTTAATTGCTTCAGTCACAAAAAATGGAGGCCCATGTAAAACTGTTCAAGATGTCGATCAGCTGCTTTTGAGAATGGAGGGGGCACACCATGCTCAAAAGCGAGAGGCTATCCGCTCTGAGTTAAACTACCAAAAGTTTGTCATTGGTTGTAGAGATAAACGGCTGAACCGCTTAGGCTTCTCTTTGTCAGACCTGGTCAACAAACTGAAAGCCATCTTGCCTTGTGAGAACCAGCCCACAGGCTTAATCACCAAGCCGACTAAAGATGTCGTTATGCATGTTGGGGGTGAGACGAATCAAAGTATTTCACAATTTACACCACAAGAACAAGCCATGAGTCAACCATCTCAGCCTATCAACAATGAAATAGATGTAAAGAATAAAGGCAGCTGTGTAATCTTTCAGAgctacagagagaaagtgttTGAGTTTTCACCCCTTTCATAG